GCGTAGGCGTGCAGACTTGTTTACGCGGCGGTGCTTTGACAGAACTTAGATTACCAGTATTTTCTGGAATGATTCGACTTCCCGACGCGAATTATTCAGATAACGAGTTGTCAGCGTCTAGGCATATTTTCGAATTACCGATTTGCACGCGTTGGTGCCGCGATGATTAATGGCAGTCGGCGGGGTTCTATCTCTTTCGGAACGAGTGTCTGCCGATCGGGATTGTTCGTTCTTGTTTGAATATCAAGAATCAGCGTGACATACATAGCAAGCGGCTCTTCTGCGTCGCGATAAGGACGACTTTGCCAGCCGCCCATGAATCTTTGTGCCTTTTTTTATAGAATTAGCAATATTAGCATAATAAAATGTAATACTTAAGTAACGCGAATATATATGTGTTAGCGATGGCAGTAGAATATATGTggatatatattttgtttacaGGAAAAATCGGTATAaggtcgatttattattatgcGTCGACGACGATATCTGCTGTGATTCTTGGCATAATATTGGTCTTAATTATCAGACCTGGAGAGTTCCACTCTGAAGGTGGACTTGCAACAATTGATACAAAGACACCTAGAAATGTTACAACTGTAGATACACTGTTAGATTTAATCaggtatatttataaatatatatgttcCTCTGCTGTAATGAATTATTGATCATCCTTTCTCACGAAATTCTATATGTTTGGCTTTCAGAAATGTGTTCCCTCCGAATCTTGTACAAGCTTGCATTGCTCAAGTACGTATATATGTAATATTATGGGTGggttcgaaactctcgaaaattGAAATGCTGATTCTGTTTTATAAGTGGAATATCCTGCTTTAAGAACTCAAGTTGAtaacatttttgcataaatctcaAAACACCaagaaaaatataacaatacaCAAATCCTCGGGGCACGCTGCgaacgattctttattcattgattttatggTTTTTCTTGTCTGGCTTTCGAATCACGAAAAATGTAAATGCGCAaagtttcgaattctcgaaactttctcggatttcgaggtttcgacgcgtcgagaaacccatccctacGTACTATAATCTTACATTCATAGTAGTTTACTATGATCACTTAAATTGTTATTCCATTTCAGTATCGTACAATATTAGTAGAGCCTAAAAATGCAACATTAGGTAAGCGTTTGAATTTCAGTCCTTGTCGACCATTGCTACATTAATGACGATCGTGTAAAAGTAATCCTATTTCGTAATTTCAGCAAAGAATATACAGGACTGGGATATATCTCATCAGTATGGCGATGGTACAAATACGTTAGGTTTAGTCGTGTTTGGAATTGTCTTTGGAATAGCTGTCAGTAAAATGGGAGAACTTGGGAAACCTCTTCTAACTTTCTTCGACACCTTAGCCGAAGCATCAATGCTCATCACTAAATGGGTTATATGGTATACAATTGAAAGCCACGTTATTTAACGAGTCTCCATGTGATTTCTGTTCTAACGTTCCTCTTCATTATAGGATCTCTCCAATCGGCGTACTTTTCCTTGTTACTTCAAAGCTTTTGGAAATCGAAGATCTCGGCGCTATCGTTGGGCAGTTGGGTTTATATTTCATCACGGTGTTGCTGGGTCTGACTATTCACGGATGCGGAACCCTTTCCGTCATATTTTTCATCTGTACCAGAGAACTGCCGTTTAAACTTATTGGAAAAATGAGCCAAGTCTTGGCCACTGCATTTGGTACTTCGTCGAGGTGAATTGTACACGATGCATATGACTTATCCATTAAGGATCACGATACACTTAAAGCTTACGAAAACTATATGTTTACGAATGTAGCACGGCCACTTTGCCAGTGACGATACAGTGCTTAGATAATATTGGCGTAGATCCTAGAGTTACAAGATTCGTCGTTCCAATCGGTGCCACCATTAATATGGATGGAACTGCATTGTACGAGGCTGTTGCCGCAATTTTTATAGCTCAAGTCAGAAGAGTCCCGATGACTCTCAGTAGGGTTATCGGTGTTAGGTAAGTTGTCGAGGTATAGAATTAtttaggaatagtgttaaaaacGTGATGTCTCTAATTGTGATACTTTTTATACAGTATAACAGCTACTGCGGCAAGTATAGGGGCTGCTGGTATTCCACAAGCTGGCCTCGTTACAATGGTCATGGTCTTGGACACTGTAGGCCTCCCCGCTGAAGATGTAACGCTTATTATCGCAGTAGACTGGCTGTTGTAAGTACCGCTGCTTTTGCAGACTTCCACCAGTTGCGAGCGCTACCAAATAAAGTATTTGTAATTACTGTTCAATCCATTTGCAGGGACCGTTTCCGAACAACGGTAAATGTTATATGCGACGCACTTGGAGCGTATGTTGTTGAACATATGAGCAAGAAAGAACTCGAAGCAGCTGCAAATATCCCGGAAGAATCGATCGAACTAGCCAGAGTAAGGAAAACGGAAGCATAATGTTATGCTCGTCTTTCTTCTTACCACAATTTTGCCATGATATTGATTAAACACAATTTTACTGTGTTCATCATTTCTTTTTCTGTATACTGCGTAGTCAATTAATTGTACTAACGTATACTCATGCTGGGCGCAAATCTAATTTTATTTGGTAatctatatgtatttatataatttctaaaTGCTGTTATTAGCAAGATACTTATATAGAGATTTAAAGCGAAAAGGTTGAGCGCTAGTGTACTTTAAAAACTTTAATCTTCGTCCATTTTAACCATCACAAATATGTCCAATGCATTTTATCCGTTTGTCTTCGTTTCTTGCACCGTTTTATTCCAGCCTTCTTATAGATAAAATCAAAGTATTACATAATTCATAATAAAAGATtccatatatttattaaatgcgGCAACTATAAAAATTATACTCAATACTGTTCTGTTTCTGCATATTTCATTTCTGTACATATATAGTATTTATTATACAGTCTTATTAATATAAGTTATAAGAGGTAATCACTTataaacatatttataaatGTACTTTTTTAATCCATTTTACGATTAAACTTTGCCCATAATTCAACTTATCAACTCGTTTAAAACCTCGTTGATACAAGCATATCGCTCAATAATAGCTACACATGATACTTACATTTCTTAAGTAGCTTTCTGTGCAgttatgtgtttaaaaaaacttaacaCCTTGACTATCGTCAGATAAAATCAATTCTGCTTTCTTGTTCGCTTCTAGTGTTTTAAGTGCTTTGATTAAGATCAAAGTATCAAGCCCATAGAATTCTAAAAAGACAATGTAATGACTACAAACAagaacaaaattttgttaaacctatattaaataaaaataagcaacTCGGAGCGCGTACCTTGATCAACTGTATCTTCCCCTTGCGTTAATTCGAACAAAGTACACACAGATCCGATAAATCCATTCTCCTGTGcccaattataaataatttcaccCCATTCTTCCAAAGTGTGCCAATAAACCAACCATCGTTGTCTAGATTTATCTAACGGGCTTCCATTCCCTGATTTTCCTAATTCTTCcaatattaataaaac
This region of Andrena cerasifolii isolate SP2316 chromosome 4, iyAndCera1_principal, whole genome shotgun sequence genomic DNA includes:
- the Eaat1 gene encoding excitatory amino acid transporter 1 translates to MAHPKRFKNFMSENMLTMLTVLGVIAGVILGFILRNSRDEPWTKREIMYIQFPGDLFLRMLKALILPLIVSSIISAIGGLDLSLSGKIGIRSIYYYASTTISAVILGIILVLIIRPGEFHSEGGLATIDTKTPRNVTTVDTLLDLIRNVFPPNLVQACIAQYRTILVEPKNATLAKNIQDWDISHQYGDGTNTLGLVVFGIVFGIAVSKMGELGKPLLTFFDTLAEASMLITKWVIWISPIGVLFLVTSKLLEIEDLGAIVGQLGLYFITVLLGLTIHGCGTLSVIFFICTRELPFKLIGKMSQVLATAFGTSSSTATLPVTIQCLDNIGVDPRVTRFVVPIGATINMDGTALYEAVAAIFIAQVRRVPMTLSRVIGVSITATAASIGAAGIPQAGLVTMVMVLDTVGLPAEDVTLIIAVDWLLDRFRTTVNVICDALGAYVVEHMSKKELEAAANIPEESIELARVRKTEA
- the Vps25 gene encoding vacuolar protein sorting 25, which encodes MAEIEWPWQYSFPPFFTLQPHTDTKAKQIAAWKSLILEYYRVTKQSVIDIREVHSSPLFNNTAINRKLPSDVVLLILEELGKSGNGSPLDKSRQRWLVYWHTLEEWGEIIYNWAQENGFIGSVCTLFELTQGEDTVDQEFYGLDTLILIKALKTLEANKKAELILSDDSQGVKFF